In the Cystobacter fuscus DSM 2262 genome, one interval contains:
- a CDS encoding aspartate kinase, translating to MPIVVQKYGGSSVADVEKLRRVALRVQQTRERGYQVVVVVSARGDTTDELLALAKQVSADPPRRELDMLLTCGERISMALLSMALQEMGVPAISFTGSQSGIITNDVHSQARIVEVRPYRIEEELARGQVVIVAGYQGVSSKREVTTLGRGGSDTTAVALAAALGAESCEIYSDVDGIFSADPRVVPDARKLESLSYDEMQELASAGAKVLNAQAVEFAKARGIVIQARTAHGQGTGTRVEQGSPGDTGVKGVTAEGDMAVLSAVGGPARVAQVLEFLDARAVRGRALAFDGLLGREGRAFIAVPLQDVHGLQALQRELGERFGESVTLREEVGAVTAVGAGINADWSLLRRALGVAEELGARVHAVHTSPLQLTLLVDKQHLKGLTSRLHREFLGA from the coding sequence ATGCCAATCGTGGTGCAGAAGTATGGTGGCTCGTCGGTCGCCGACGTGGAGAAGCTTCGCCGGGTGGCGCTCCGGGTCCAGCAGACGCGCGAGCGGGGCTATCAGGTGGTGGTCGTCGTCTCCGCCCGGGGGGACACCACGGACGAGCTGCTGGCCCTGGCCAAGCAGGTGTCGGCGGATCCCCCGCGGCGCGAGCTGGACATGCTGCTCACGTGCGGCGAGCGCATCTCCATGGCGCTCTTGTCCATGGCCCTGCAGGAGATGGGCGTGCCGGCCATCAGCTTCACGGGCAGTCAGAGCGGCATCATCACCAATGACGTGCACTCGCAGGCGCGCATCGTGGAGGTGCGGCCCTACCGGATAGAGGAGGAGCTCGCGCGGGGCCAGGTGGTGATCGTCGCGGGCTACCAGGGCGTGTCCTCCAAGCGCGAGGTGACGACGCTGGGGCGGGGAGGCTCGGACACCACGGCGGTGGCGCTCGCGGCGGCGCTGGGGGCCGAGTCGTGTGAAATCTACTCGGACGTGGACGGCATCTTCAGCGCGGATCCGCGGGTGGTGCCCGACGCGCGCAAGCTCGAGTCGCTCTCGTACGACGAGATGCAGGAGCTGGCGAGCGCGGGGGCCAAGGTGCTCAACGCCCAGGCGGTGGAGTTCGCCAAGGCGCGCGGCATCGTCATCCAGGCGCGCACGGCGCACGGGCAGGGCACGGGCACCCGGGTGGAGCAGGGCTCGCCCGGGGACACCGGGGTCAAGGGGGTGACGGCCGAGGGGGACATGGCGGTGTTGTCGGCGGTGGGCGGGCCCGCCCGGGTGGCGCAGGTGCTGGAGTTCCTGGACGCGCGGGCCGTGCGGGGCCGGGCGCTGGCCTTCGATGGCTTGTTGGGACGCGAGGGCCGGGCGTTCATCGCGGTGCCCCTGCAGGACGTGCACGGGTTGCAGGCGCTCCAGCGCGAGCTGGGCGAGCGCTTCGGCGAGTCGGTGACCCTGCGCGAGGAGGTGGGCGCGGTGACGGCGGTGGGCGCGGGCATCAACGCCGACTGGAGCCTCTTGCGGCGCGCGTTGGGGGTGGCCGAGGAACTGGGCGCCCGCGTGCACGCGGTGCACACCTCACCGCTCCAGCTCACGCTCCTGGTGGATAAGCAACATTTGAAGGGCCTGACGTCCCGGTTGCATCGGGAGTTCCTCGGCGCGTGA
- a CDS encoding metallophosphoesterase family protein, with the protein MAAVGDLHCRDDQHGRFRQFVKQVNAEADLLVLCGDLTDRGMVEEGKVLAEELSALRVPVAAVLGNHDYEHNQAKEICGELARAGVHILDGDHFIFEKVLGVAGVKGFGGGFGNATLQAFGEGQTKSFVQEAVHESLKLEAALSHLDTPKKVVIMHYSPVAETLEGENIEIRPFLGTSRLAMPVDHYGAEAVFHGHAHHGAPQAKTKSGIPVYNVAMPLMTKMHPEQRFLLLEV; encoded by the coding sequence TTGGCGGCGGTCGGTGATCTCCACTGCCGGGACGATCAGCACGGACGCTTCCGCCAGTTCGTCAAGCAGGTCAACGCGGAGGCGGATCTGCTGGTGCTCTGCGGAGACCTGACGGATCGCGGCATGGTGGAGGAGGGCAAGGTGCTCGCCGAGGAGCTGTCCGCGCTGCGCGTCCCGGTGGCCGCGGTGCTCGGCAATCATGACTACGAGCACAACCAGGCCAAGGAGATCTGCGGCGAGCTGGCGCGCGCCGGGGTGCACATCCTCGATGGGGACCACTTCATCTTCGAGAAGGTGCTGGGGGTGGCGGGCGTGAAGGGCTTCGGTGGAGGCTTCGGCAACGCCACGCTGCAGGCCTTCGGCGAGGGGCAGACGAAGTCCTTCGTCCAGGAGGCGGTGCACGAGTCGCTCAAGCTGGAAGCGGCGCTCAGCCACCTGGATACGCCCAAGAAGGTCGTCATCATGCACTACTCCCCCGTGGCGGAGACGCTGGAGGGGGAGAACATCGAGATCCGCCCCTTCCTGGGCACCAGCCGGCTGGCGATGCCGGTGGACCACTACGGCGCGGAGGCGGTCTTCCATGGCCACGCGCACCATGGCGCGCCCCAGGCGAAGACGAAGAGCGGCATCCCCGTCTACAACGTGGCGATGCCGCTCATGACGAAGATGCACCCGGAGCAGCGCTTCCTGCTGCTCGAGGTGTGA
- a CDS encoding caspase family protein codes for MRRLGLSAWGVLLGLLLASAAGAVPTRRFALAAGNDEGGAGTRPLRFARQDARTMLGLLSRLGGVAPGDSRLLLDEEPEDFLRALAEVEAQARVARARGERTELILYYSGHAKDGALRMGEGVLELEALKRRLEASPVDIRIAILDACRSGSLTRTKGARRAPAFAIDTGPAQVARGLVLLTSSSADEDSQESDLLGGSYFTHHLFSGLLGDADRSGDGQVTLFEAYSHAYARTVADTADSGAGAQHPTFSYDLSGQGDLVLTDLRGHDEGVLLPGGAPAGAYYFVSPLGLVVAEVDKAADTERRLALGPGRYTVKRRLADRLRIGEAEVRRGSTTVLDESSLRDAPFSDDPVKGAPYQTRTRRAYWTLGLSGGYHSFFDSPTRDNLFLSTPMLGLEASLHHYFHEDWRWDVDLSFGSRQATLALPTLSGPLYRYSLLNVGTSFVREWPLGRASPFLGARLAYSVMVRDFTDTRLPTQFYGVVTPGLMAGVRWPLTHHIELTGRARVHYLLYNVDEQRSLGYWELGALVTFRL; via the coding sequence ATGAGGCGTCTGGGCCTGTCCGCCTGGGGAGTGCTCCTGGGGCTGCTCCTGGCGAGCGCCGCGGGCGCCGTCCCCACGCGCCGCTTCGCGCTGGCGGCGGGCAATGACGAGGGGGGCGCGGGCACCCGGCCGCTGCGCTTCGCGCGGCAGGATGCCCGGACGATGCTGGGCCTGCTGTCGCGGCTGGGCGGGGTGGCACCCGGAGATTCGCGGCTGCTGCTGGACGAGGAGCCCGAGGACTTCCTGCGGGCGCTCGCCGAGGTGGAGGCCCAGGCCCGGGTAGCGCGGGCCCGGGGCGAGCGCACCGAGCTCATCCTCTACTATTCAGGCCACGCGAAGGACGGCGCGCTGCGCATGGGCGAGGGGGTGCTGGAGCTGGAGGCGCTCAAGCGCCGACTGGAGGCCTCGCCCGTGGACATCCGCATCGCCATCCTGGATGCGTGCCGCTCGGGGTCGCTCACCCGCACGAAGGGCGCCCGGCGCGCGCCCGCCTTCGCCATCGACACGGGCCCGGCCCAGGTCGCCCGGGGGCTCGTCCTACTCACCTCCAGCTCGGCGGACGAGGACTCCCAGGAGTCGGATCTGCTGGGGGGCAGCTACTTCACCCACCACCTCTTCAGCGGCCTGCTGGGAGACGCGGATCGCTCGGGGGACGGGCAGGTGACGCTCTTCGAGGCCTACTCCCATGCCTATGCGCGCACGGTGGCGGACACCGCCGACAGCGGCGCCGGAGCGCAGCACCCCACCTTCAGCTACGACCTGTCGGGCCAGGGGGACCTGGTGCTGACGGACCTCCGGGGACACGACGAGGGCGTGCTGTTGCCGGGTGGCGCGCCCGCGGGCGCCTATTACTTCGTGAGCCCCCTGGGCCTGGTGGTCGCCGAGGTGGACAAGGCGGCGGACACCGAGCGCAGGCTCGCGCTGGGGCCGGGCCGCTACACGGTGAAGCGCAGACTGGCGGACCGGCTGCGCATCGGCGAGGCGGAGGTGCGTCGCGGGAGCACCACGGTGCTCGACGAGTCGAGCCTGCGCGACGCGCCCTTCTCGGATGATCCGGTGAAGGGCGCGCCGTACCAGACGCGCACGCGGCGCGCCTATTGGACGCTGGGGCTCAGCGGCGGCTACCACTCCTTCTTCGACTCACCCACGCGCGACAACCTCTTCCTCTCCACGCCGATGCTGGGGCTGGAGGCGAGCCTGCACCACTACTTCCACGAGGACTGGCGCTGGGACGTCGATCTGTCCTTCGGCTCGCGGCAGGCCACGCTGGCGCTGCCCACGCTGTCGGGGCCGCTCTACCGCTACTCGCTGCTCAACGTGGGCACGTCGTTCGTGCGCGAGTGGCCCCTCGGCCGCGCGAGCCCGTTCCTGGGCGCGCGTCTGGCCTACTCGGTCATGGTTCGCGACTTCACGGACACGCGCCTGCCGACCCAGTTCTACGGGGTGGTCACCCCCGGGCTGATGGCGGGGGTGCGCTGGCCGCTGACCCACCACATCGAACTCACCGGACGCGCCCGCGTCCATTACCTCCTCTACAACGTCGACGAGCAACGCTCCCTGGGCTACTGGGAACTCGGGGCACTCGTCACGTTCCGGCTGTGA
- a CDS encoding GldG family protein: MKAANLGRILGGLGLLLLLSSPFTLFVTSGSFPLFVIKAVLGLGLVAVYFATNFKRLGQFASRRSSFFFGSSALMVLLVLLGLGAVNYIAHARNQRWDLTKHKVFTLSPQTVGVLESLREPVRAIAFLSPQHPARESLRATLERYRTEAPERFSYSFEDPLRRPDLTQKYSLRGGQTTVVLVRGEGANEAHTSLNVISEQDLTNALLQLTRASDQRVYFVIGHGEWPLERDIPRPGQQGRKTSLTEMRQQLTREGYAPREINLGGGTPVPRDAALLVVAGAKAPFNTPEVEALRAYLAAGGRMIYFAEAYGEPGPELRKLFAEYGVGIDPGVVADAQFNGGSPYLVVSLFFGDHEISRLLRQQQLNIELPTARGLTLLTEGFAPGVKVESVLRTSPYGWEESAPDENPAPGEGERTGQIPLVTASTRATADAANKRSDEARLVVVGDSELLFDSNWGHEGNRNLVMNAFGWATQQSDKVTIRPPDRETSTLTLDAALLGRIRFLTTDVLPLSLLGVGLAIWLSRRNK; this comes from the coding sequence ATGAAAGCGGCCAACCTCGGTAGGATCCTGGGCGGACTCGGGCTCTTGCTGCTGCTGTCCAGCCCCTTCACCCTCTTCGTCACCTCGGGCTCGTTCCCCCTCTTCGTCATCAAGGCGGTGCTGGGGCTCGGGCTCGTGGCGGTGTACTTCGCCACGAACTTCAAGCGGCTCGGCCAGTTCGCCTCGCGCCGCTCCAGCTTCTTCTTCGGCAGCAGCGCGCTGATGGTGCTCCTGGTGCTGCTCGGGCTCGGGGCCGTCAACTACATCGCCCACGCGCGCAACCAGCGTTGGGATCTGACGAAGCACAAGGTCTTCACGCTGTCGCCCCAGACGGTGGGCGTGCTCGAGTCCCTGCGCGAGCCCGTGCGGGCCATCGCCTTCCTGTCCCCGCAGCACCCCGCGCGCGAGTCCCTGCGCGCCACCCTCGAGCGCTACCGCACCGAGGCGCCCGAGCGCTTCTCCTACTCCTTCGAGGATCCGCTGCGCCGGCCGGATCTCACCCAGAAGTACTCGCTGCGCGGTGGACAGACGACGGTGGTGCTCGTGCGCGGCGAGGGAGCCAACGAGGCCCACACCTCGCTCAACGTCATCAGCGAGCAGGATCTCACCAACGCCCTGCTCCAGCTCACCCGCGCGAGCGACCAGCGGGTGTACTTCGTCATCGGTCATGGCGAGTGGCCCCTGGAGCGGGACATCCCCCGCCCCGGCCAGCAGGGCCGCAAGACGAGCCTGACGGAGATGAGGCAGCAGCTCACCCGGGAAGGCTACGCCCCGCGGGAGATCAACCTCGGAGGCGGCACGCCGGTGCCCCGGGACGCCGCGCTGCTCGTCGTCGCGGGAGCCAAGGCGCCCTTCAACACGCCCGAGGTGGAAGCGCTGCGCGCCTACCTCGCCGCCGGGGGAAGGATGATCTACTTCGCCGAGGCGTATGGAGAGCCGGGCCCCGAGCTGAGGAAGCTGTTCGCGGAGTACGGCGTGGGGATCGATCCGGGCGTGGTCGCCGACGCGCAGTTCAACGGCGGCAGCCCCTACCTCGTCGTGTCCCTCTTCTTCGGCGATCATGAGATCTCCCGGCTGCTGCGCCAGCAGCAACTCAACATCGAGCTGCCCACGGCCCGGGGCCTCACCCTGCTCACGGAGGGGTTCGCGCCGGGAGTGAAGGTGGAGAGCGTGCTGCGCACCTCGCCCTATGGCTGGGAGGAGTCGGCGCCCGACGAGAATCCGGCCCCCGGCGAGGGCGAGCGCACGGGGCAGATTCCCCTCGTCACCGCCAGCACGCGCGCGACGGCGGACGCCGCGAACAAGCGCTCCGATGAGGCGCGGCTCGTGGTGGTGGGTGACTCGGAGCTGCTCTTCGACTCCAACTGGGGCCACGAGGGCAACCGCAACCTGGTGATGAACGCCTTCGGCTGGGCCACCCAACAATCCGACAAGGTCACCATCCGCCCGCCCGATCGGGAGACCTCCACCCTCACCCTGGACGCGGCCCTGCTCGGCCGCATCCGCTTCCTCACCACCGATGTACTGCCCCTGTCGCTGCTCGGCGTGGGGCTGGCCATCTGGCTCTCGAGGCGCAACAAGTGA
- a CDS encoding ABC transporter ATP-binding protein: MAMIEVRQLTKRYRERVAVDHLDFSLAEGEILGFLGPNGAGKSTTMKLLTGFLPPSEGTARVAGFDVFEHPLEVKRRIGYLPETPPLYPEMTVVGYLRFVARLKQVPGRGLNAEVERVAGLTGLSDVMGRLIQNLSKGYQQRVGIAQALLGSPPVLILDEPTEGLDPSQRAEVRALIKGLAGKHTVLLSTHILPEVTMTCEKVLILHQGRVVAYDTLRKLERQHSGADGKASLEEIFIRLTAA, from the coding sequence ATGGCCATGATCGAGGTGCGCCAGCTCACCAAGCGCTACCGGGAGCGCGTCGCGGTGGACCACCTGGACTTCTCGCTCGCCGAGGGGGAGATCCTCGGATTCCTGGGCCCCAACGGCGCGGGCAAGTCCACCACCATGAAGCTGCTCACCGGCTTCCTTCCCCCCTCCGAGGGCACCGCCCGGGTGGCCGGCTTCGACGTGTTCGAGCACCCGCTGGAGGTCAAACGACGCATCGGCTACCTGCCGGAGACGCCGCCGCTCTACCCGGAGATGACGGTGGTGGGCTACCTGCGCTTCGTGGCGCGGCTCAAGCAGGTGCCCGGCCGGGGGCTCAACGCCGAGGTGGAGCGGGTGGCCGGGCTCACCGGGCTGTCGGACGTGATGGGCCGGCTCATCCAGAACCTCTCCAAGGGCTACCAGCAGCGCGTGGGCATCGCCCAGGCCCTGCTCGGCTCCCCGCCCGTGCTCATCCTCGACGAGCCCACCGAGGGCCTGGATCCCTCCCAGCGCGCCGAGGTCCGCGCCCTCATCAAGGGGCTCGCGGGCAAGCACACCGTGCTGCTCTCCACGCACATCCTCCCCGAGGTGACGATGACGTGCGAGAAGGTGCTCATCCTCCACCAGGGCCGCGTCGTGGCGTACGACACCCTGCGCAAGCTGGAGCGCCAGCACTCGGGCGCGGACGGCAAGGCGTCCCTGGAGGAGATCTTCATCAGGTTGACCGCGGCGTGA
- a CDS encoding nucleotidyltransferase, translating into MGIDASLAERQRHPEELNTRGRAVEVLLDAGVPFLVGGAYAYSAYTGIYRDTKDLDLFPRKRDAEQALIVLEKDGWRTERTDEAWLYKAWRGDYFVDFIFSSGNGVATVDDEWFEHARKAPVFGRECLVSPAEETIWSKAFVTERERYDGADINHLILKMGHGMDWARLLRRFDRYWEVLLSHLMMFRFAYPCERDLVPTWLMTELMSRTLDTLKEGNWQERLCRGTLISKVNYMVDIHHWGYRDGKSWDERDREKGDARGARCELENTLGGGR; encoded by the coding sequence ATGGGAATCGACGCCTCGCTCGCCGAGCGGCAACGTCATCCCGAGGAACTCAACACGCGCGGGCGCGCCGTCGAGGTTCTGTTGGACGCGGGCGTGCCATTCCTGGTGGGAGGGGCCTACGCGTACTCCGCCTATACGGGCATCTACCGCGACACGAAGGATCTGGATCTGTTCCCGCGCAAACGCGACGCGGAACAGGCGCTGATCGTCCTGGAGAAGGACGGCTGGCGCACGGAGCGCACGGACGAGGCGTGGCTCTACAAGGCCTGGCGGGGTGACTACTTCGTCGACTTCATCTTCTCCTCGGGCAACGGAGTGGCCACGGTGGACGACGAGTGGTTCGAGCACGCGCGCAAGGCGCCGGTGTTCGGCCGCGAGTGTCTGGTGTCCCCGGCCGAGGAGACCATCTGGTCCAAGGCCTTCGTCACCGAGCGCGAGCGCTATGACGGCGCGGACATCAACCACCTCATCCTCAAGATGGGGCACGGCATGGACTGGGCGCGGCTGCTGCGCCGCTTCGACCGGTACTGGGAAGTGCTGCTCAGCCACCTGATGATGTTCCGCTTCGCCTACCCGTGCGAGCGCGACCTGGTGCCCACGTGGCTCATGACGGAGCTCATGTCGCGCACGCTCGACACCTTGAAGGAGGGCAACTGGCAGGAGCGCTTGTGCCGCGGCACGCTCATCTCCAAGGTGAACTACATGGTGGACATCCATCACTGGGGCTACCGGGATGGCAAGTCCTGGGACGAGCGGGATCGAGAGAAGGGGGACGCACGTGGCGCGAGATGCGAACTCGAAAATACGCTTGGCGGCGGTCGGTGA
- a CDS encoding ABC transporter permease, with product MRTALAIARKELSLYFTTPWAYAVLTAMQTVASFFFINTLSEFQRAQEMARQSGWENVPPHFRNLTDGVMVPFWHTVMTLTLFVVPFLSMRLFAEEKRNKTFELLMTTPIRPVEIVLGKYLGGLGLVTATLGLTLLYPALLAWLGQGESGSALEWGTVLLGYGGLLLWGATCMAIGLFISALTQSQMVAALVTFAVLLPWLMLGGLAQSTDEPVRSLLAYVSFSSQLSGLLGGVLDLQTPVFFVSVILLALLLCHRTVEAQRWA from the coding sequence ATGCGCACCGCCCTGGCGATCGCCCGTAAGGAGCTGTCCCTGTATTTCACCACCCCGTGGGCCTACGCGGTCCTCACGGCGATGCAGACCGTGGCGTCGTTCTTCTTCATCAACACCCTCTCCGAGTTCCAGCGCGCCCAGGAGATGGCACGCCAGTCCGGCTGGGAGAACGTGCCCCCGCATTTCCGCAACCTCACCGACGGGGTGATGGTGCCCTTCTGGCACACGGTGATGACGCTCACGCTCTTCGTGGTGCCCTTCCTGTCCATGCGGCTGTTCGCCGAGGAGAAGCGCAACAAGACGTTCGAGCTGTTGATGACGACGCCCATCCGGCCCGTGGAGATCGTCCTGGGCAAGTACCTCGGGGGGCTGGGCCTCGTCACGGCGACGCTCGGGCTCACGCTGCTCTACCCCGCGCTGCTCGCGTGGCTCGGCCAGGGCGAGTCCGGCTCCGCGCTGGAGTGGGGCACGGTGCTGCTGGGCTACGGCGGGCTCTTGTTGTGGGGCGCCACCTGCATGGCCATCGGCCTGTTCATCTCCGCGCTCACCCAGAGCCAGATGGTGGCCGCGCTGGTGACCTTCGCCGTGCTGCTGCCGTGGTTGATGCTCGGCGGCCTCGCCCAGAGCACCGACGAGCCCGTGCGCTCCCTGCTCGCCTACGTGTCCTTCTCCTCGCAGCTGTCGGGGCTGCTCGGCGGCGTGTTGGATCTCCAGACCCCCGTCTTCTTCGTGTCCGTCATCCTGCTCGCGCTGCTGCTCTGCCACCGCACGGTGGAAGCCCAGCGCTGGGCCTGA
- a CDS encoding RNA polymerase sigma factor, whose protein sequence is MTTPPDLKVIDGGPQDRHAFLHELYKTYGGSVYGRCRFLLKDATKAEDAAQEVFVRVLRQPASLRLANSPLAWLMKVATHYCLNQLRAEQAPWRRSFERDERARPEGDGGERTLETRDLVRSLLSRVDPETQAAVVHYWVDGMTLEEVAALLGRSVPTVRRRLEGFATLTNEELKVP, encoded by the coding sequence GTGACGACCCCACCGGACCTGAAGGTCATCGACGGAGGCCCGCAGGACCGGCATGCCTTCCTGCACGAGCTGTACAAGACGTACGGTGGCAGCGTGTACGGACGCTGCCGCTTTCTCTTGAAGGACGCCACGAAGGCGGAGGACGCGGCGCAGGAGGTCTTCGTGCGTGTCCTGCGGCAGCCGGCGTCGTTGCGCCTGGCGAACTCCCCCCTGGCGTGGTTGATGAAGGTCGCCACCCACTACTGCCTCAACCAGTTGCGCGCGGAGCAGGCCCCGTGGCGCCGCTCGTTCGAGCGGGACGAGCGGGCACGTCCCGAGGGGGACGGAGGCGAGCGGACCCTGGAGACGCGCGACCTGGTGCGCTCGCTCCTGTCCCGGGTGGACCCCGAGACCCAGGCGGCGGTAGTGCACTACTGGGTGGATGGAATGACGCTGGAAGAGGTGGCGGCGCTGCTGGGCCGCTCGGTGCCCACGGTGCGCAGGCGGCTGGAGGGCTTCGCGACCCTGACGAACGAGGAGCTGAAGGTTCCATGA
- a CDS encoding DUF4340 domain-containing protein codes for MNARQKNLVTLLATTLVAGGLGLYAYFGVMKPRAEQPPATETPGALFPTSSPEAPGTDGGTPAAPVFTWISIDVPQGRTELELRDGAWRVTSPVSALAEHKEVLGLVDELADARFSATVTDKPTDEELERFGLKPPRATVSARAYVPDAQGGGAQDASRQHSVTFHLGIENVFDGSVYVRREGDPHVYLAQGELRVLLLKEPSSWRNHVVFGLEESSLLRIELKGRKNTLLLERATTDKPWQMAQPMVMRADTRRVASIFKELNRYKAIGFPEPEWEPQVKRALEKPVVEATLVPKVGGPMRLRFVELQVGGFKRAFVSTEGVKEPMLAQVDSGALAVLEPPPLDFKSKKVLEVQAGQVEKFVIHPGGRGEPITLEKDSQTKRWEVVSPLPGRAREFKVASLLGSLEKLEAEAVVATGAKLGARYGITDSSRGVTLMDGTGQEMARLWLGNPVPDNSQRTFGRGSSEDIYELSTAALDALPLTLEELLDQGQGNAP; via the coding sequence GTGAACGCCCGACAGAAGAACCTCGTCACCTTGCTGGCCACCACGCTGGTGGCCGGAGGACTCGGCCTCTATGCGTACTTCGGGGTGATGAAGCCCCGGGCCGAGCAGCCTCCGGCGACGGAGACACCCGGCGCGCTCTTCCCCACCTCCTCGCCCGAGGCGCCCGGCACGGATGGCGGCACCCCGGCCGCCCCCGTCTTCACCTGGATCTCCATCGATGTGCCCCAGGGCAGGACGGAGCTGGAGCTGCGCGACGGCGCCTGGCGCGTCACCTCGCCCGTGTCCGCGCTGGCCGAGCACAAGGAGGTGCTCGGACTGGTCGACGAGCTCGCGGACGCACGGTTCAGCGCGACGGTCACCGACAAGCCCACCGACGAGGAGCTGGAGCGCTTCGGGTTGAAGCCACCTCGCGCCACCGTGTCGGCCCGGGCCTACGTACCGGACGCCCAGGGAGGCGGCGCGCAGGACGCCTCGCGCCAGCACTCGGTGACGTTCCATCTGGGCATCGAGAACGTCTTCGACGGCTCGGTGTACGTGCGCCGCGAAGGAGATCCCCACGTCTACCTCGCCCAGGGCGAGCTGCGCGTGCTGCTGCTCAAGGAGCCCTCCTCCTGGAGGAATCACGTGGTGTTTGGCCTGGAGGAGTCCTCGCTGCTGCGCATCGAGCTGAAGGGGCGCAAGAACACCCTCCTCCTGGAGCGCGCCACCACCGACAAGCCCTGGCAGATGGCCCAGCCGATGGTGATGCGCGCGGATACCAGGCGCGTGGCGAGCATCTTCAAAGAGCTGAATCGCTACAAGGCCATCGGCTTCCCGGAACCGGAGTGGGAGCCCCAGGTGAAGCGGGCCCTGGAGAAACCCGTGGTGGAGGCCACCCTGGTGCCCAAGGTCGGCGGGCCCATGCGCCTGCGGTTCGTGGAGCTGCAGGTGGGCGGCTTCAAGCGGGCCTTCGTGAGCACCGAGGGCGTGAAGGAGCCCATGCTGGCGCAGGTGGACTCCGGTGCCCTCGCCGTGCTGGAGCCCCCGCCCCTGGACTTCAAGAGCAAGAAGGTGCTCGAGGTGCAGGCCGGCCAGGTGGAGAAGTTCGTCATCCACCCCGGCGGCCGCGGCGAGCCCATCACCCTGGAGAAGGACTCGCAAACCAAACGCTGGGAGGTGGTGTCCCCCCTGCCTGGCCGGGCCCGGGAATTCAAGGTGGCCTCCCTGCTCGGCTCGCTGGAGAAGCTCGAGGCGGAGGCCGTGGTCGCCACCGGGGCGAAGCTCGGGGCGCGCTACGGCATCACCGACAGCTCCCGCGGGGTCACGCTGATGGATGGCACGGGCCAGGAGATGGCGCGGCTGTGGCTGGGAAACCCCGTGCCGGACAACTCCCAGCGCACCTTCGGGCGGGGCTCGTCCGAGGACATCTACGAGCTGAGCACCGCCGCGCTCGACGCCCTGCCCCTGACGCTGGAGGAGTTGCTGGATCAGGGACAGGGCAACGCGCCCTGA